A genomic stretch from Lathyrus oleraceus cultivar Zhongwan6 chromosome 2, CAAS_Psat_ZW6_1.0, whole genome shotgun sequence includes:
- the LOC127119678 gene encoding uncharacterized protein LOC127119678 isoform X1: protein MEATSVQMYPETLDHSIKEHARTHSETIDDIQSIENSSVKVVNGSERSSDSETQIDVITRCESGENSYSVTHINGTKSLSSSDRRSSSSSLSESSSDDFYRIDALKFNTSDASELASKSEKGYISSSESSEKSETSFVSRSESSAKSEKSYVYSSESPAKSEVDDSPAKSEVDDSPTVPTSTYEVYNLAYSQKGMSPTISPPIQVMDRSGRFDSTRIPSSVFEENNSSNSPLEWSIASNESLFSIHIGHHSFNRDHTFKVDELHMSEELTKPAELNMFNRLPSVTIEEIDTDSQTADIEKLEKSEESFKFKPKPNEDQNDIKTLHQTASSISTKSSVRSPSSDSGTMGHSFVPLKKRSRGLCFGCNCCWAFCHHNWPTCCHCKWPTCCCTWPSCKCSCGWLLCGFCNSGRVSPILTETTERNSFMKTNTPSPRKHSYKEELETTSNSTSSFWYCFKSEQACDVCSNSSSNCRSWFYCFSCPSCTCKLSCTKCKGWY from the exons ATGGAAGCTACAAGTGTTCAAATGTATCCTGAAACACTTGATCATAGCATAAAAGAGCATGCAAGAACGCATTCTGAAACTATCGATGATATTCAAAGTATTGAAAATTCAAGCGTTAAGGTAGTAAATGGAAGTGAAAGAAGTAGTGATTCAGAAACGCAAATAGATGTCATCACTAGATGTGAAAGTGGTGAGAATAGTTATTCGGTGACACATATCAATGGAACCAAAAGCTTATCTTCATCAGATAGAAGGTCAAGTTCTTCCTCTTTGTCAGAATCATCATCAGATGATTTCTATCGAATCGATGCATTGAAGTTCAACACATCTGATGCATCTGAACTTGCATCAAAATCTGAGAAAGGTTATATTTCTAGTTCTGAGAGCTCTGAAAAATCTGAGACAAGTTTTGTTTCTAGAAGTGAGAGCTCTGCGAAATCTGAGAAAAGTTATGTTTATAGTAGTGAGAGCCCTGCGAAATCTGAGGTTGATGATAGCCCTGCGAAATCTGAGGTTGATGATAGCCCTACAGTTCCAACATCAACATATGAAGTTTACAATTTGGCCTATAGCCAAAAGGGTATGTCACCAACCATAAGCCCTCCTATCCAAGTGATGGATCGATCAGGAAGATTTGATTCTACCAGGATTCCGTCTTCGGTCTTTGAAGAAAATAATAGTAGTAATAGTCCATTGGAATGGAGTATTGCTTCTAATGAATCACTATTTAGTATTCATATAGGCCATCATAGTTTTAACAGAGATCATACCTTTAAGGTTGATGAATTACACATGTCAGAAGAATTGACGAAACCTGCTGAGTTAAATATGTTTAACCGACTTCCATCAGTTACTATAGAGGAGATAGACACTGACAGCCAAACTGCCGACATAGAGAAGCTGGAAAAGTCGGAAGAATCTTTCAAATTCAAACCAAAGCCCAATGAAGACCAAAATGACATAAAGACTCTTCATCAAACTGCAAGTAGCATTTCTACTAAGTCAAGTGTGAGGAGTCCCTCCAGCGATAGTGGAACCATGGGACACTCTTTTGTTCCATT AAAGAAGCGTTCACGGGGATTGTGCTTCGGTTGTAACTGTTGTTGGGCATTCTGCCACCATAATTGGCCGACATGCTGCCACTGTAAATGGCCCACCTGCTGCTGCACATGGCCAAGTTGCAAGTGTTCGTGTGGTTGGTTGTTATGCGGATTTTGCAACAGTGGCCGTGTCTCCCCTAT TTTGACTGAAACAACAGAGAGGAATAGTTTTATGAAGACAAACACTCCAAGTCCTAGAAAGCATTCATACAAAGAAGAATTAGAAACAACAAGCAACTCCACTTCTAGTTTCTGGTATTGTTTCAAATCTGAACAAGCATGTGATGTTTGTTCCAACTCAAGTTCTAATTGTCGCAGTTGgttttattgtttttcttgtCCTTCTTGTACATGTAAGCTTTCTTGCACAAAGTGCAAAGGTTGGTATTGA
- the LOC127119678 gene encoding uncharacterized protein LOC127119678 isoform X2 encodes MEATSVQMYPETLDHSIKEHARTHSETIDDIQSIENSSVKVVNGSERSSDSETQIDVITRCESGENSYSVTHINGTKSLSSSDRRSSSSSLSESSSDDFYRIDALKFNTSDASELASKSEKGYISSSESSEKSETSFVSRSESSAKSEKSYVYSSESPAKSEVDDSPAKSEVDDSPTVPTSTYEVYNLAYSQKGMSPTISPPIQVMDRSGRFDSTRIPSSVFEENNSSNSPLEWSIASNESLFSIHIGHHSFNRDHTFKVDELHMSEELTKPAELNMFNRLPSVTIEEIDTDSQTADIEKLEKSEESFKFKPKPNEDQNDIKTLHQTASSISTKSSVRSPSSDSGTMGHSFVPFLTETTERNSFMKTNTPSPRKHSYKEELETTSNSTSSFWYCFKSEQACDVCSNSSSNCRSWFYCFSCPSCTCKLSCTKCKGWY; translated from the exons ATGGAAGCTACAAGTGTTCAAATGTATCCTGAAACACTTGATCATAGCATAAAAGAGCATGCAAGAACGCATTCTGAAACTATCGATGATATTCAAAGTATTGAAAATTCAAGCGTTAAGGTAGTAAATGGAAGTGAAAGAAGTAGTGATTCAGAAACGCAAATAGATGTCATCACTAGATGTGAAAGTGGTGAGAATAGTTATTCGGTGACACATATCAATGGAACCAAAAGCTTATCTTCATCAGATAGAAGGTCAAGTTCTTCCTCTTTGTCAGAATCATCATCAGATGATTTCTATCGAATCGATGCATTGAAGTTCAACACATCTGATGCATCTGAACTTGCATCAAAATCTGAGAAAGGTTATATTTCTAGTTCTGAGAGCTCTGAAAAATCTGAGACAAGTTTTGTTTCTAGAAGTGAGAGCTCTGCGAAATCTGAGAAAAGTTATGTTTATAGTAGTGAGAGCCCTGCGAAATCTGAGGTTGATGATAGCCCTGCGAAATCTGAGGTTGATGATAGCCCTACAGTTCCAACATCAACATATGAAGTTTACAATTTGGCCTATAGCCAAAAGGGTATGTCACCAACCATAAGCCCTCCTATCCAAGTGATGGATCGATCAGGAAGATTTGATTCTACCAGGATTCCGTCTTCGGTCTTTGAAGAAAATAATAGTAGTAATAGTCCATTGGAATGGAGTATTGCTTCTAATGAATCACTATTTAGTATTCATATAGGCCATCATAGTTTTAACAGAGATCATACCTTTAAGGTTGATGAATTACACATGTCAGAAGAATTGACGAAACCTGCTGAGTTAAATATGTTTAACCGACTTCCATCAGTTACTATAGAGGAGATAGACACTGACAGCCAAACTGCCGACATAGAGAAGCTGGAAAAGTCGGAAGAATCTTTCAAATTCAAACCAAAGCCCAATGAAGACCAAAATGACATAAAGACTCTTCATCAAACTGCAAGTAGCATTTCTACTAAGTCAAGTGTGAGGAGTCCCTCCAGCGATAGTGGAACCATGGGACACTCTTTTGTTCCATT TTTGACTGAAACAACAGAGAGGAATAGTTTTATGAAGACAAACACTCCAAGTCCTAGAAAGCATTCATACAAAGAAGAATTAGAAACAACAAGCAACTCCACTTCTAGTTTCTGGTATTGTTTCAAATCTGAACAAGCATGTGATGTTTGTTCCAACTCAAGTTCTAATTGTCGCAGTTGgttttattgtttttcttgtCCTTCTTGTACATGTAAGCTTTCTTGCACAAAGTGCAAAGGTTGGTATTGA